One genomic region from Colletotrichum lupini chromosome 7, complete sequence encodes:
- a CDS encoding major facilitator superfamily transporter, with translation MTNKMLDIEKAPQGFKGTNSSPSANEASQPPRPDARVDANSTIIFRYLAFDTVLPAPADISFQVSAESPPEPAPPNLSHYTSPLQWPQPRKYLMLALSCVATFLTAYTAGSYSPPSYIMADDLSTSQLLVLTGITTFCVGFALSPMVLAPLSEIYGRYPVFVISGVVYVIFQAVCSVAPNLTAMLIARFLVGVGGSVFSSVIGGVIADLWAKEQRNTPMALFSGAVLAGTGAGPLVASLMVKRMGSPDGTLAWKWIFWHQVIVDTVLVIALAVLFKESRGSVILSRKAEALNAWYEEREKAGFYGVWSEDTTNSSDVTDTASDSGADMQVCSCCGLEKTSATCQSSRRCSTQLKPQRLRWLVKEDEERASITTLISMSVSRPFHLLFTEPVVFFFSIWCAFAWAVLYCTFGSIPLAMSRRRNWDIEQSGYFFSAMIVGSVVATIVGVLQDRLLQLPNWRADTPLDESSRFWLFMRRRFPAEAPESRLYFTCITATFLPAGLFIFGFTAKQEFHWIAPAFGIGLATWGIYSVYLATFNYFADIYHKYASSALAAQSCCRNILGGVFPLVTGALFRNLGEERAGSLLGGIATGLTLIPWALVFFGERIRAKSRFAITLEASR, from the exons ATGACGAACAAGATGCTAGATATCGAAAAGGCGCCTCAGGGGTTCAAGGGAACCAACTCTTCGCCAAGTGCCAACGAGGCTTCTCAACCGCCAAGACCTGACGCCCGTGTCGACGCTAACAGTACAATCATTTTCAGATACTTGGCTTTCGATACAGTCCTACCCGCGCCGGCCGACATATCTTTCCAAGTATCGGCCGAGTCGCCGCCAGAACCAGCACCCCCAAACCTGTCACACTACACCTCGCCTCTGCAATGGCCTCAACCCCGGAAATACCTCATGCTAGCGCTGTCGTGCGTCGCCACCTTTCTCACCGCATACACGGCCGGCTCGTATTCACCACCGTCTTACATCATGGCCGATGACCTTAGCACCTCTCAGCTACTCGTCTTGACCGGTATCACAACCTTTTGCGTCGGTTTCGCCCTCTCACCGATGGTGTTAGCGCCCCTGTCGGAGATATATGGCCGGTATCCAGTGTTTGTCATCTCTGGCGTTGTATATGTCATCTTCCAAGCCGTCTGCTCTGTTGCGCCGAACCTGACGGCCATGCTCATCGCCCGGTTCCTAGTCGGTGTCGGCGGCTCCGTCTTCAGCTCGGTCATTGGCGGCGTCATTGCGGATCTTTGGGCAAAGGAGCAGAGAAACACTCCCATGGCCCTCTTCAGCGGCGCCGTGTTGGCTGGAACGGGAGCCGGTCCCCTGGTGGCTTCACTCATGGTCAAGAGAATGGGATCTCCGGACGGAACGCTGGCATGGAAGTGGATCTTTTGGCACCAGGTCATCGTCGACACTGTTCTTGTCATTGCTCTGGCTGTCCTGTTCAAAGAAAGCCGGGGCTCCGTCATCTTATCAAGGAAAGCCGAAGCTCTGAATGCGTGGTATGAGGAAAGGGAAAAGGCAGGATTCTACGGCGTTTGGTCGGAGGATACAACGAATAGTAGCGATGTTACCGACACGGCTTCGGATTCAGGAGCTGATATGCAGGTGTGCTCCTGCTGCGGCCTCGAAAAGACATCCGCAACTTGTCAGTCGAGTCGTCGATGTTCTACCCAGCTTAAACCCCAACGGCTGCGTTGGCTAGTTAAGGAGGACGAAGAACGGGCATCCATCACCACGCTGATTTCAATGTCGGTATCCCGGCCATTCCACCTTCTCTTCACAGAGCCCGtggtcttcttcttctcgatATGGTGCGCCTTTGCCTGGGCCGTCCTCTACTGCACGTTCGGAAGCATCCCTCTGGCCATGTCACGTAGGCGCAACTGGGACATTGAGCAGTCGGGCTACTTCTTCTCCGCCATGATCGTCGGCTCCGTGGTCGCGACCATTGTCGGTGTCCTCCAGGACAGGCTCCTCCAGCTACCAAACTGGCGAGCCGATACCCCCCTCGATGAATCCTCCCGCTTCTGGCTCTTCATGCGGCGTCGTTTCCCTGCCGAGGCGCCAGAGTCGCGCCTGTACTTTACCTGTATCACAGCCACCTTCCTCCCCGCGGGCCTCTTCATCTTCGGCTTCACAGCCAAGCAAGAGTTCCACTGGATCGCGCCCGCCTTTGGCATCGGGCTCGCGACGTGGGGCATCTACTCGGTGTACCTGGCCACGTTCAACTACTTTGCCGACATTTACCACAAATACGCCTCCTCGGCGCTGGCTGCGCAGTCGTGTTGTCGAAACATACTCGGGGGCGTCTTCCCGCTCGTCACGGGGGCCTTGTTTCGAAATCTCGGGGAGGAACGCGCGGGCTCGCTGTTGGGTGGGATTGCCACGGGCTTGACTTTGATTCCGTGGGCGCTCGTTTTCTTTGGTGAACGGATCCGGGCCAAGAGCCGGTTCGCTATC ACTTTGGAAGCCTCACGATAG